From Hypanus sabinus isolate sHypSab1 chromosome 9, sHypSab1.hap1, whole genome shotgun sequence:
TAACTTTTCTCCTGAAATGTGAGAGTTGTCCATCATGGATTGCTTAGAAGCTAGGACATTGTTTCATGGATGTGGAAGAGCAAGAGgagatgtataaaatcatgaggggcatagaaagTCTTTATCCCAGGTTTGGgatatcaagaactagagggcacagatttatagtgaggggagaaatttaataggaacttgagggggcAACTATTTCCTACACAAAGGGTGCTATATGAGGAAATAGTAGATGCAGGTACTATAACAACTTCTAAAAGACAGttgaatagatacatggataggaagggcttggaaggatatgggccaaacctTGGCATATGGGACAAGCTTGGATGGCATCGAtcagatgggccaaagtgccttttcccctgctttataaagcattaatcacaggactctgcagagagagagatgtggacagcccagtgcatctgtagatgtgaacttcccactaatcaggacatttacaaagacaggtgtgtaaaaagggccccaaggatcactggggacacaatctattccagctgctaccatccgggaaacggtaccacagcataaaagccaggaccagcaggctctggaaaagcttcttccaccaggccagcaGACCGCTTAAcgcatgctgacacaactgtatttctctgttatattgactatcctgttgtacatactatttattataaatactataaattgcacattgcacatttagatggagtcataacataaagatttttaatcctcatgcatatgaaggatgtaagtaataaagtcaattcaatacatGTCACCTGATGAGATCTGGAAACATGGGTATGCACAGAGCATCCCAACCATTAGTGAATATTCAAGTCACAGTTTCTAAGCTGCTGTATTAACATGTTCTGCTAATGACTAAAGATTTTAAGCAACACAACTTCCAACTTCACTATTTTGCAATACTATGGCATAATGAATAGTTTCTATACAGTTGTGTGAAAATAATCAGTTTTATAGACTTGATACCTTCTAAGAAGTTATCAGAAGTGTATCATTTATTATTAAACACATCTCTTTGGTATATCATTGTGAGATTTAACAAACTGTACGGTTGTGAGAAAGCTATCAGCTTTATAGACTTGATATCTTCTAAGAGGTTATCAGAATTACTGTATATCATTTATTTTTAAGTGCACCTCCTGGATGTGTATCAATGAAAGGTTTAACAAACTTGTCCATTCACCTTCATACTTCCCCACCCCGCCAAACACTTAACTGATACAGAGACCTCCAAGCATGCTTCTTTTAATTTCTTTTCATGCTtctgtcctcacttaccacaaATGTTTTATCCAGCAGTATGATTTCTATTTCGCTAATGACTAGTGATGGAACTTTGAACTTACACAACTTTCCAAACTGGGATTATCATTCCACACAGTCACATCCACTTTACTTCTCAACACCTACAAAAGTATCTTCAAAATCAATTTCATTAAACAAATGTTAAGTCACCTCTGCTGTTTTTCGTAATTACTCTTTGTTTTTCTAAAGTGCCTTTGGAGATATTGCTTGGCTAATGCTGATATAAGAGCTTAAGTTGTTTCTGTTATTGCATGATCTGCAACTAACACTGGCGTGATTAGCAAAAAAACAGGCTGACCTatgtacaagagattctgcagatgctggaaaccttgagcaacacacacaaaatgctggaggagctcagctggtcaggcagcataatGAAGGGGAATGAAtagacgacgttttgggctgaaatcttCCATCGGTATtggaaaggaaggaaggtgggggggggcaggtaaggagtacaagctggaaagtgataggtgagaccaggtgagtgggtgggggagagggatgaaaaaaaagaaacaggGAAGCAATAGGTAGAAACAGTGAAggtctgaagaaggaggaatctgacagtagaggacaatggaccatggaagaaagggaaggagaaggaacaccagagggaggtgataggcaggtgagaagagaagggttgagaggggaaccagaatgttgaatggaaaaagggagaaggGGTTGGGGGGAAATTGCCAGAAGCTAGAAacatttgatgttcatgccatccagTTGGAGGCTACCTTTTACATGATGTGTCAGTTGTTCCGATTTTCAGCAATTTTTCTGGTCAGGGGTGATGTGACACACAACAGAAATGGCTTCTGCCACAGGAAAACTTACTTCATGAGCTCAGGATCCTCCTTATCATCCTTGGTAGGAGTCAATTTCTGTCCACTTTTCTTAGCACGTGGACAACCTGACAAGCTGTAAATCAACCAGAATAAGATTGACTGTTGATGATGGGGAAGGCTACTGCTGTTCAATATCAACACATCTCATGCAGATGAATCATTTTGATTGCTGTGCATTAGTTGAGAAGACATTTAGGATGAAATTACCATTTGTGATATAGATAATGTAGACTTAATAGATTAGATATTAACTTTCAGGTAGCTATCTGGGAGGTAGACTCTTTGCCACCAATTCTGACCATCTAGAAACCCAAGCCTTTTGTAGATCTATATACTACTTCCATATATTGGTGGATTGATCCTATGGGGTAGCTGTGGTTCTGGGCTAGTACAAAATCAGATGACTCTGAGGCTGTTCTAACCTTCAGCTGTAAGGGTCTGGGAAGTAAACTGGCCCAGATTTCCTACTAATCAGTGGCACATTTTAGCACTGAGCAAATATTCTTGAATTTACTAACATATAGGAGGTACAATCAGTATTCCTTTCAATATACTGAGTCTACTCTACCATGTACGTACTGTTGGCCACTAACTTAGTCATAGGAGCTTGCAGTACTAGTGGGCGTCCTAGCTGAGGAAATGTAGGTCCCTATAAAATTATTGGCGGAGCTTTGGAACTGCCAGTTTGGGTAATGAATCAACAGGCCCTATTTGGTGCCAAATCAAGGATTTTCTGTAGCTCTTTTCTGTCAGTTTTATTTGTGGACATAATTGTGTATTTAAATTAAACTTTCAGCTCAATTAAAGTAGTGGGCATATAACATTAATAAGTCTTCATACATTATTATTGCCAACAGTAATTTTTATTCTTTAGTTGCAGCATAAAAGCCTTTCAGGGTAGTCATTCATTCTGTTAAGTGTATAATTGTTCAGATGAGATATCTTGTAACAAACTATTTGACTACTTTATCATtaatttaaaaatgaaaaatgaacttAGGACATTGATTAATAAAACAGATTAGGCGCCTAAAAgttaattaaacagtactgtaatTGAACAGTTTAAAAATGTTCAGAATTCAAATAAAAAATTACTGTTCATTCCAGAGAAAGTAATTACCAGTAAACCGAGACCTTATTAACTCTGAGGTGATGTATAGgatattttatttcttatttaatcCTTGTACTTTAAACTGTCCAGCACAGAACAGTTTAGAATAGTTCTATATGATACACAGTAAGTTAAAATTACTGCAGAAATTTCCAGATATTGCCGTGTCAGGATCATTTCCAAATGCTGACAACTTCTGCCATTGTCTCCAGATAAAGGAAACCAATAAAGCATGATGAATACAGCAAAGTTAAGCAATGAgtgacacacagaaactgaactccaaactctttcGACACACTGCTCCTAGAACAAGGTAGATACAGACTTGGATGGCAATGTAAGGGTCTCTCTGAAGTTCTTTCAAGTTTTGCAGATTTTAATTTTGGAACCAATGAAATAGGTGAGCAAACCTGAGCAAGAGAAAACACATCTGATATTATTAAAGTGCTTTTAGCTCATTACTGTTGTGATGCTCACCTTCTGTGAGAAGTATAGTTCCCTGTCACATGACCTGATCCATCACAACCAGGAGTTGGGCACCTTAAGATGAAAGAAAAGTTAGCTTAGCATCTCCTGCAAATTCCTCTCACCTGCAATTCATTATGACTATCAAAATGGTAGCTTTCAAACTGAATCATGTAATGTAGCTTTAACAGCACTAAGATCCAATACACATAGATTTATTGATCTTGTAAAAGGCCATTTCCTGCAACTTTTCTCTAAAAATTATGGAAAAATAGCAGAAGCAAGCATTTATCTATTCAGCGTACCTTTGCAGATAGAAGCCTGACTCAATGAAAATATAATCTATTCTGAAAATAATTTTTCAAAAAAGCAAGAGCCTTAGTTTTTAATGGTTCAGCAAATTCTAAATAAAATTTGCTCCTTATAGACTGCCATTGTAGAGTCAATATATTTCTTTAATGATTGAACAAACAGCCATTGCTAATTGCAGCAATAAGATTTCCCTAGAGAAATTTTATTGGTAAATTACTAAAAAAATTaaagtttttaaaaagcagaTGTACCTGAGTTCTGAAGAGTGAGCAGCCATTAAGTTTCTTAGACTTTTATCTGCCAAAGGACAACCAGAAAGACTGCAACAGAAAAAAAGCAGAAGGATTGAATAAAGAGGAAGTTTTAGAACACCAAACAAGCAAAACGTTTACTGATTTTTATTGCAAATAATTCAGTAGCAATTGCATAAAAGaatccacacacaaaatacctGCGGTGTGAGGCATAATTTCCAGTGATGTGACCACTGCCATCACATCCAGGAGTTGGACAGCTGAAAGATTGTtgaagaaacacagaaaacttaGAATGGGGGATCATCCTTTTATACTGCAGAAAATGTCCAAAGGCAAAGTATCTGACTAGTTCTCTATTCTTGAACTGATTAATAATCTAACAACAAACTGGCTTCTCAAAATAATACAGCTAccaattttttaatatttaaaattgTTCTTGCTCAGACTCTTTTGCACTATAAAATCTGTAATAACCAGCTTGAAAGGAGAAATAATCTTTATCATAAATTTCTTATGCTGCTGTCACTACTTAGTGATTCAACAAAAGGCAACCATTGAGCAACTGAATAATAGCTCATACACGTATCATTACAGAACATGGGAATTGAAAATTCAGCAAATAAGACAGTTCTGGACCTTAAAACTGTAACAATATGCTTTAGTAACAAATACTTAGTTACAAATCTCATTATATCATTCAggcacactcatacttcccgtaCTTTACCTATATTCAGGTTACAAAGCATTCTAGCAATAAGCTTATTTACGTTATTAATTCTTTCTTGGCATCTTTGCATGAAAATTTCAGTTTCAGACTGGAACTTGTGACTTCCCCTGGGTATTTTTTATCTTCCATACTTTCATCCATTACTTCCAGATCTCCTGCTTCTGAGGAAGGGAATGAAGAGGTGGCAGGTTCCATCTAGGATCACAAAGGTGTTTGATTAGTGAaacactctctcccctcttctttaCTTTACAAAGGTCTGTGATGATAATAGGTTAGTTTCCACTCTTCAGGAGTCATAATTCATTAAACGCTGAACCTTTCAAAAACCGTCTGTTTGCCAGAGGAAATGGATTATGAACTTATTATAAACCATTTTTAGAAGGCTTTGAACTTTCCAAATCGGGGCTAGTCACTAGTCTGCTAGCGGAACAGTCCGAACAACATGTAACCTAACTTGCACAATACTAGCAGTAATAACAACTGACCAATAGCATATCCATACTATATTaatgtaaatttattttgaattaagtTAGCTGTTTAGGGAGCTTTGTTGATACTTCTGTTGCCTTAAGATCTCCCCAACCATGATCTTCTGGTTTTTGACAGACTATCACCAAACTTCTCACCCATCTACATCCTGAAAACATAATAGGgtctctctttctccccttccTACAATTTCTTAAACCTCAACTTAGTGCTGACAGcacatttaaaattaaatgccTCACATGCTATTGGATTTTTGTGAATGAAAAGACCATGCAACATTTAGATAGTACTCCAATACTGCTGCATTGCAACTTGCTAAATTATTAAAAAATTCACATTCACTCTGTgttgagaaattgatatttaaatCAGATCAGCGTGTAATGGAAATGCTACCTTAGAACACCTTCCATCCAGCTGTTCCAGAGTCTCAGGAGTCTAATTTTACCCCATGATCTGGGTCTAAATGCAAAATTAAATTTCACACTCGCCAGGTGTTTTTACCGAAGGTTTGAGAAAGAATAAGTTAATTGAAAGCACCTGTTTGTAACCTGCTCTTCATGTTTGCAAAAATCCCCGTTGCCGGCTTGCTTATCACTGTTAAGTCTTTTATTTACAACTTAAACCGCGTGCAAAAGGGAAAACCATGTAATTTCAACTTTTTGATTTGCTATTTTGCAATCAGGATTACAAAATGGGAGAATGttcagtcggccctccttatccgtggattccgTATGCGCAGATTCAAACAACCGCAGATTAACAACCCGGAAGTTCtgtctccagcactcattgtttgagcatgtacagactactttttcttgtcattattccctaaactatacagtataacaactatttacatagcatttacattgtattagttaTTATAAGTAaactagaaatgacttaaaaatacaggcagtccccaggttatgaataaGTTctattcctgagtccgtctttaagttggatttgaagttggaacagacTTATTTTTTTagcagtattatttagcatcagttagtcaaacatttttcttagtatataatacatattttacctttctatacatataaaacacttaagaaacatatgtatttcaataacttAACCACTGTATcgcttagtaataactgtagctttcatcggggcagggcctttcacatgctccattaaaatggttccaatcgttgaccgactgtagcctaacatttTTTCAAGACCGatagtgtttcacctctttccgatcgtgttattacttccaccttattttcaatcgcgatcatgtttatttttgtgaacagaaacactgcggattcagagatGCGCTGCCAGGCCCTCATGTCCACCAcacggagacatgttaaataaagtccggggttccgctgggtcctaaagaccaccgcactgatatatgttaaataagggacttaagcatccgcgaattttggtatccgcaggggatcctggaaccaataaggagggataaggagggtcgactgtaGAGCAATCACACAGTACAAATGGAATTTAAGATAAAAATTCACTATCATTGCCCTGTTTTCAacctatttttgctctctttttatacTAATTATTTCATTTGAATTTATAGATACATATATATTTCTTATCATAATTTATAGTATCTAttaggtattgcactgtactgctgctgcaaaatgacTAATCttatgatatatgtcagtgataataaactcagATTCTCATTCTACAGATCTCCTGTAGTGACAGTTGCAGATTTTAGCTGTCTAACTGGGCAGGAGGAAGAAATTGAATGCTGAATTAATTCAGGTCACCCTTATGAGTCATTCACTATTTGTAGGTGACAAGGGGGGGAAGCGAAAGTCCAAATTAAATAAATCACTTGTAATGAACTGGTGCTTCAATCATGTGACGACTAAGTTTGTTCTGAAACCAAATCCTTTGTTATGTGTTATGATGACAAGAGCACAAAGAGAGGATTACTTTTTCTCACATCATAAATCAAACAACACTTCCAAGAGCTCACCTCCTCAGATTCTTCTTCCCTTTGCCTGCTAGGCTTTGTGTAGTCAATAGGGCCATCAAATTCATCTTGTTTAGATGTTTGACTGGACTGCGGAGAACCCATTACACTGCTACATGTGCTGCTGCTTCCATGAAGGTAGGAGGAGGATAACTCAGCTGACCTCACATTGGAACTTAAAGCCGAAAACACATTCTCTCTTTTTCGTTTCTTATTCATGCTGAGGTCCAGAGTTCCATTTTCATCCACCTCAATGTCCATGTTCTGTAAAATAATTACACAAGGACGTCACAACAAAGTATTTTTCATACTTTTGAAAAAGAAACAATTGTCTTAATAATCTGGTAAGCACAGTTACTACCATTTGACATTATTGATTTTATACTTCATTGTAAGGGACTGGGTGTACTGCTTTATGATTATAACTATAGAGTATTATGGAATTATCTGCAAATTGCAAAAATGAATTGACACAAATAGGCATATTTTGTGGTAAACTGAAAAGTATTGATGCTGTGCTCAATGTTCACTGGAAATTTGCCATGATGATTCATCTTGCTGATGTAGAAATTTGCATTGGTGACAACTTTACGAAGCATGTCTCAAAACACTTACTCAAATACACCACTATGGCCTGAAGGTAAAAATGAACTTTAACAAGCACATCTTCCTGTAAAAACACAACAGGCCTTTTGGGGGGAAAAACTTCATTAATCAACCCCCTGAATTATACTTTTCTTGCTTACTGTTTTCTACACAACCCAATTAGTAGAATGGAACTGAAAATCAAAGCCcatttgctggaaatctgaaggaaAACCAGAGAATGTTGGGCACATTCCACGGAttaagtagcatctgtggaaagaaaagcaGTTAACGTTtgaagaccctttatcagaacagATGCAaaggacctgaaacattaattctgtttttctccatagatgagtgtttccaatatttttctgtttttattgtagTTGAGTGGAATGATTTACCTTAGTGGGGTGCTCTTGATGCTTGGTGCTTAGATTCTCTGGCATTTCCCAACAACGTGTTGATAGATTGAGGATAGCTGTAGCAGCCATATGTGCAGCTTCGGCTTCATGAGCATAGTCATAGTTACTGGATGACGATGAGCTTTTAACATAGTTGGTAGACATACTGTGACTAGGTGAGGAGGCCTTTGAGAATGGTTTTGCTGTGTGAAAAAGTATTTAATTTCGACAATGTCAAGAAAATTCTACTCCAACAATTTGAATATTTAATCTATAGTTTACAAAATAGTATGGATCACATCAAGAGAGCTAGCTGTTGGAGATCTATATTATGAATCATTCCAAGCTTTTCAAGCATAATATGATGTTTCTTATGAATCTGGCTGAGATGCTATTGGAAATAATCATGAATGCAGATATTTAAGTCAATGTTTATATGCCTTTCAAAAATCAGTTTTGTCCTTTTGTTATACTGAATTTCCATGCTAAATTGCTAATAACACTATCAATTTAGTAGTACTTAATCTGAAGCATGAAATAAATTGGTTTTCTGTCACTCTTAATATCAACTGACAGTGACTGCAATTTTTAGCTTTCATTCAATGTTAATATTTGATTGTTTTGGGTTTTAAAACACATGCTTACATTTATAGGTTTTCGGTGAGCTTTCAGATGTTTGAAGTTTTGGAGCAATCACACGTTTCCCAAAAACTTGTGCATCAAAACTAGCATAATCAAATGTGACCTTGGAATACTTCTCCAACTCCTTCGCTAGGTTAGCACGAGGGGTAACTGGCAGCATATTAGGTCTATAGCTGTAGTGCGGAATCTCCAACtgtttcacaaagcacatcggCCTGGAAATTACAATGAGTTAAAAACTGAATGGCAAAGCTCTGTCCAAGCCTGTGTCACATTCCATTGATTTCGAGAAAACATTGATAACGCAAAAGACAGCCTGAATGTTTATCAGTTTTTCACAAATCATGTTAATTTGTGCTAAAACATAATCCTATCGATATATCCAAGAGTGGAAATGTGAGAACAACAACTTAAAGGGAAGACTGCCACTGGATTAGAATTACTCTATTGTCAACAATAAGGGACACCATATGGCAATCTAACTCTATGTCAAATGTCAAAAAATTGCTGAGGTTGATAACTAGTTCCATATTTTATTACTCTGAGTTTCTTAATATCAGCAAATTCACTAAAAACATGGAATAAGCACAAAACTGATATTGTATGGTATATGATATGAATAAGATCAGTATTAATCCTTAGTGACATACTATATGAATAGACACCACACTGATAGAATATGGAATTTTATATAAATTACCCTACAACAGATGAAAAGTCATGTATTATACACAGACTTCTGTATCTTAATTCCAAATGAGTAAACTTATCTAATAATCTTTAGGTGTGTTCCCATATATATGAAAATTGTATTATCTACTTTAAAAAGATCAATTTCATTATATTATGTAAAACTTCCATCTGAAAACTGATGACACAATACAAAGAACAGTTTATACTATTCTTGAATCAGTGCTGATAATATGATGTCTGGTAATTATTTTCTGATAATCTAAATAGCAGTGCACCGAAGGTCTTTCTAGCTTGCTTTAACTTTTGTAGCTTTCTTCGCATTAGCGCCTTTGGTGGTAAACATACCTTAACACTCGGTCAGAACTTTGGCTGCTTTTAGGAGATTCGTTGTTATGTTGCTTTTCATGAGATTTTGCTAGCTTCTCAGCAGCAGCAATAGGACATCCAGAAAGGCTGTGGCAAAAAGATTAGTCATTCACTTTTAAGGTTGgcccaaaaaaaaagagaaaagtttaTAGAATCATGGGGCTATCTGTGTAATTGGGTCCTTAAGAACCTTTAACAAATAGGTATGAAATGACTTCTGATTTCAGGCATTTGTTTGTTTTAAAAGCCATGGTTATTGTGATGCTATTATGgtttggggcatcagagttcgggGTTCAATTTTGATGTCATTTGTAAGGAAACTGTACATCCTACCCGTAGAATGCACtggttttccccaggtgctcctgtttcctggttattgtaaattgtcctgtgtgtaggctagggttgaatcgggggttgctgggttgtgcagctcgaagggccgggAGCTATTCCCCACTGTACCTCAGTAAGTAAATAATGGAGCACAAGGAAACAgaaacagatacaaaatgaatTTATTTCTGGACTACAATAAATTAGAACACTTGTAACATTGTGTCAAGTGATGCTAGTGGTGGCCATGGTTCCAAATATGTTACACTAATCAAATAATTAGACACTGGGAAATTGGGACTATACATACTGAATAAGTCCTGGTTCTAGGAGTCAGAGAATCAAAACTGCCATTAAACTCCACCACTGGACTCTCCATGCAGTCCAGCAATGTGGTCCAGTACTGTTTATTTAAATTTCAAAATGAATttcatttttaaagaaaataCATATGTAAAACAGATCTTTCAAATTAACATTTTCTTAACAAGTTATATTATTCCCATTACTAACAACGGGACACCATTAATTATCTTTCTAATCCTGAGGCAAATACTTCATGGGTTTTAGCACATATTTCAACTAATTAGTGAGGAATGGCGAGAGGGCCCTCACTTTCCTCCTCCTTCGCAGATCCCTTGCAGTGGGTGCAGCATATTAAACAATTACAGACATGAGCCAAAAAAATCCTTACCTCCTGTGTGTGTTTCGGTTGCTATTGACATGTCCCTGCCCTGTGCAGCCCGGTGTGGGACACTTAAGAACATTTTCATGCATGGCGAGGACTGAATAAGCAAAGAAAAAGCAAAATGTATCAAAGACATACTTCCTTTTTGTAAACACTATCACAACTTCACACTGGTGTTCAGAAAAGCATTGTTACAGCAGATTTTTGAAGATAGCTTTGTCTAACCTGAATTTAAATGGCTATTCCTTACAAGTGAGCCCTGGCAGGGTACTTGACCTTGATGGGAGGCAATGGTCAGGGATTGTAGAGCATACTGGGAGGATAGAAGGCAGATAGGGTGAACAGGAAACTTACTGAGGAATAGCACTGTCACAGAAGGAATTATTGGATTGCTATAAAGGCAAAATTCTTAATGGTTTTCTTCTTCCTTGCTCACGGGCATTGAAAGTAACTATTATTTAAGGTACAGCAAACTTAGCACAGAGCAGCAGTTGAACTCTTGTGGTCTGTCTAACTCAGTATGTACTTAGTTTGCATATAGGTCAGCAATTGAAGGATTTTTTAGTTTCTTTTAACCATGTGCCTATGACACAATAAAGTGCAATAGAATTGACTGTGTACAGTGCCATCAATGCGAATGGCTCCCAACAGCAAATCAATGGAGACAGGATGGTGCTACTTGAGGGACTTCAGCCTATGTTGACATTAAATACCAGGATTCTCAAATTTAATATGCAACATACTGTACTATTGGCTCAAATCACCTCCCAACCTCTAGTCTCATTCTAAACTAGAACAGGGCCAGCATTTCTCAAGTTATTCTATTTAATCTAGGAAAATTATATCACTGATTACATAAATAAAAAAAGCAAATATTTCTATCACCAAGAAGATTTTATCCCCGTGTAAGTATTGATATAATAGTAATTTCATCTACAAGGAAAGCAAGACCTTTTGTACATTGCTGTAGTAGTTCCACAACCAGTTTCCTAGGTCCAAACACCTTCAGCTCTTTCTATCATTACTTTCCATCCATCATGAATGAGGTCAGCAGTCAGATATCTACAGATGACTGTGCAGTGTTCAgatctgctctactcactttctgGAGGTATTTTATCCTTGTGTGGGCATCCTGAAAGACTACGATGGTGTGGATACAATCCTGTCACATGACCAGTACCATCACAGCCGGGGGTAGGGCACTTGATTTCCCTTTTCTCTGATCTTGAGGGATCTACACAACAGCAGGTTAAAAAAAGACCAGCAGAACTGTGTGTTATATATTGCTAGCCAAAGTTGCAGGAAACATATGATATATAACTTTATATTGGCAGCAGAAAACCAGAGCAAAACTTGTGTTCTTGTCTCAttaacaatctctgccttaatgaGTGTACACCAATCAAACTATGTTTTATtaagacacaagagattttgcagatgcggGTAATCTTCAGCAACATAtataaaaagctggaagaactcaacaggtcaggcagcatctatggaggaaaacctATCCTAATGAAGTTTCTCAGCTGGTAATGTTaatccatccacagatgctgcctgagctttggagttcctctggcattttctgtgtgttgcttataTTTTGCTGAACTAGGCCAGTGCATAGTAAGTCAAAGAAAAATCACAAAATAGATCTGCATGCTAAAAACTATTAGCTATCTCATGCACACAGGAGTTTCCTATGAATGTACAAATTTCTTAACAGATTTGTGAGTGTTTGCCTGTAAGTTAATACTGCACATTTGTTACTCATTGTATGAAGAACTTCGTGATGATAACTTACAAATTTACTTTTGCTGGTTTGGATTAGTATTCCCATGTCCAAATAGCCAAGTTTAATTGAAATAGTGTTCAGgacttacatttttaaaaattatt
This genomic window contains:
- the LOC132398927 gene encoding myelin transcription factor 1-like yields the protein MYDMMTKGNLGLLEQAIALKAEQVKMKREDLSRESRISVEQMRHIQIEDKPNKSLDSIRKNLYSKDPSRSEKREIKCPTPGCDGTGHVTGLYPHHRSLSGCPHKDKIPPEILAMHENVLKCPTPGCTGQGHVNSNRNTHRSLSGCPIAAAEKLAKSHEKQHNNESPKSSQSSDRVLRPMCFVKQLEIPHYSYRPNMLPVTPRANLAKELEKYSKVTFDYASFDAQVFGKRVIAPKLQTSESSPKTYKSKPFSKASSPSHSMSTNYVKSSSSSSNYDYAHEAEAAHMAATAILNLSTRCWEMPENLSTKHQEHPTKNMDIEVDENGTLDLSMNKKRKRENVFSALSSNVRSAELSSSYLHGSSSTCSSVMGSPQSSQTSKQDEFDGPIDYTKPSRQREEESEEMEPATSSFPSSEAGDLEVMDESMEDKKYPGEVTSSSLKLKFSCKDAKKELITCPTPGCDGSGHITGNYASHRSLSGCPLADKSLRNLMAAHSSELRCPTPGCDGSGHVTGNYTSHRSLSGCPRAKKSGQKLTPTKDDKEDPELMKCPVPGCDGLGHVSGKYASHRSASGCPLAARRQKEGFHNGSPFTWKPVKGDGPACPTPGCDGSGHANGSFLTHRSLSGCPRATLAMKKAKFSGEDLLTTKFRASDAIENDEEIKQLDKEISELNESNTEMESNMVKLQSQISSMEKNLKTIEDENKVIEEQNEALFKELAGLSQALIRSLADIKLPQMEPISEQNFDTYVNTLTDMYTNMECYQNPENKALLESIKQAVKGIQV